In the genome of Nitrospira japonica, one region contains:
- a CDS encoding IPT/TIG domain-containing protein: protein MQTWRSSGLMMMTLGGFILLAPVSTPRAEEDGKGAIVEGAGFTLYDMESIKGSDAEKLDKDPVCDRNKRPRIAKVEPDEAMPGDKVVISGENFGTKECFHTVTFSASPKAPVEYKFVNDTTIEATVPDAKAGMSFLIIVAGGGSAQSKPLLIKSK from the coding sequence ATGCAGACGTGGCGTTCATCGGGGCTCATGATGATGACGCTGGGCGGATTCATATTGCTGGCACCCGTCTCGACGCCTCGGGCGGAAGAGGACGGAAAAGGCGCCATCGTGGAAGGAGCGGGTTTTACGCTCTACGACATGGAATCGATCAAGGGATCCGACGCGGAAAAGCTCGACAAGGATCCGGTCTGCGATCGCAACAAGCGGCCTCGCATCGCCAAAGTTGAACCGGACGAGGCCATGCCCGGCGACAAGGTCGTCATCTCCGGCGAAAATTTCGGCACGAAAGAGTGCTTCCACACGGTGACCTTCAGCGCGTCACCCAAGGCGCCGGTCGAGTATAAATTCGTCAACGACACGACGATCGAGGCGACGGTTCCCGATGCCAAGGCCGGAATGTCGTTCCTGATCATCGTCGCAGGCGGCGGCAGCGCCCAGTCGAAACCCCTCCTGATCAAGTCCAAATAG
- a CDS encoding substrate-binding domain-containing protein produces the protein MFGEAIRRLLHRLFGPRPAYLRGAFAVLGLGLWLTVTGSATAEVSGNLIIAGNGPEQPIIELLVRAFERANPRAYVDVVWDDHSKAVEMVKTGEAHLAVTGSEDGGLASTQIAWDGIGILVHLSNFTKEVTKQQVADIFSGKVKEWSELGGPETKILLIDRPRNQNVRDAFESELGITGKIPDTAKVIARDDKVVKTVVGTLPPLSAVSYISLSQGLSVVSGGVAVRLLPIDKVEPEVPTVKDGRYPLRRPVLLLSRKEPNPLVEAFIQFALSPPGQQIVTEAYVPVTRN, from the coding sequence ATGTTCGGCGAGGCGATACGCAGGCTTCTCCACCGGCTGTTCGGTCCGCGACCGGCATACCTGCGGGGCGCTTTTGCGGTTCTTGGACTCGGCTTGTGGTTGACCGTCACCGGCAGCGCCACGGCCGAAGTGTCCGGCAATCTGATCATCGCAGGCAACGGACCTGAACAGCCCATTATCGAATTGTTGGTGCGGGCGTTCGAAAGAGCGAACCCGCGTGCGTACGTGGACGTCGTCTGGGACGATCACTCCAAAGCGGTCGAGATGGTAAAGACGGGAGAGGCCCATCTGGCCGTCACGGGCTCCGAAGACGGCGGGCTTGCCTCGACGCAGATCGCCTGGGACGGCATCGGTATTTTGGTGCATTTGTCCAATTTCACGAAAGAAGTTACCAAACAGCAGGTTGCCGACATTTTTTCCGGGAAGGTCAAGGAATGGTCCGAATTGGGCGGTCCGGAAACCAAAATCCTGTTGATCGACCGGCCGCGAAACCAAAACGTCCGCGACGCTTTTGAATCGGAGCTCGGCATCACGGGCAAGATTCCGGATACGGCCAAGGTGATCGCCAGGGACGACAAAGTCGTCAAGACGGTCGTCGGCACCCTGCCCCCCTTGTCGGCCGTGTCCTATATCTCCCTGAGCCAAGGCTTATCGGTGGTCTCGGGAGGCGTGGCGGTCCGCCTCCTCCCGATCGACAAGGTGGAACCCGAGGTCCCCACCGTCAAGGATGGCCGCTACCCGTTACGCAGGCCGGTGTTGTTGCTCTCGCGGAAGGAACCCAACCCGCTGGTCGAAGCCTTCATCCAATTTGCCCTCTCACCTCCGGGACAGCAAATCGTGACCGAAGCCTACGTTCCCGTGACACGGAATTAA
- a CDS encoding FmdB family zinc ribbon protein, translating to MPIYEYRCGQCEKVFEATQSVHARTEDTVCPFCQAQDATKLLSSFASKVVGTHKTGFAEMKAYNMLNERMDKFSKLPPVMGTRAMPPSDLFSSLETPPAPSKPSQES from the coding sequence ATGCCCATTTATGAGTACCGTTGCGGCCAGTGCGAAAAGGTCTTCGAGGCGACCCAATCGGTCCATGCCAGGACCGAAGACACCGTCTGCCCCTTCTGCCAGGCCCAGGATGCCACGAAACTGCTGTCGTCCTTCGCGTCCAAAGTGGTCGGCACCCATAAGACGGGATTCGCCGAAATGAAAGCCTACAACATGCTGAACGAACGCATGGACAAATTTTCGAAGCTCCCCCCGGTGATGGGTACCAGGGCGATGCCGCCGTCCGATCTGTTTTCCAGCCTCGAGACACCCCCTGCGCCTTCCAAACCTTCTCAAGAAAGTTGA
- a CDS encoding DMT family transporter, with amino-acid sequence MPRLALLLTTLIWGATFPATKAALEQIPPLSFLFLRFFLGTVLVAGWFAAAGHGLRYDRGMLRAAAIATGFLFLGYLLQTVGLRYTSASNSAFLTALYVVIVPLILRRFDRRIILATSVATVGLWLLVKPSTTMSVGDLMTLACAAAFAAHIVCLERFSRLFDAPSLLLWQMTAMTLLFIPAMWWEDAPVEAFAPTAVLLIGLGVTGGLATGAFAVQMWAQQLVPAQQVALVFASEPAYAAWLSWYFLGETLDAQGWLGSGLILLAVVVGALASGASADAERGGAAATA; translated from the coding sequence ATGCCTCGTCTCGCGCTCCTGCTCACGACCCTGATCTGGGGTGCGACGTTTCCGGCGACGAAGGCGGCGCTGGAACAGATTCCCCCGCTGTCCTTCCTCTTCCTGAGATTTTTCCTCGGTACGGTGCTGGTCGCCGGATGGTTTGCGGCGGCAGGCCATGGGTTGCGGTATGACCGGGGAATGCTGCGCGCGGCGGCCATCGCCACCGGGTTTCTGTTTCTTGGCTACCTTCTCCAGACCGTCGGATTGCGGTATACGAGCGCCTCCAATAGCGCGTTCCTTACAGCCCTCTATGTGGTGATCGTGCCGCTGATCCTGCGGCGATTCGATCGACGGATCATTTTGGCCACGTCCGTGGCCACGGTCGGATTGTGGCTGCTGGTCAAACCCAGCACGACGATGAGCGTGGGAGATCTCATGACCCTCGCCTGCGCGGCGGCCTTCGCGGCGCACATCGTCTGTCTTGAACGATTTTCCCGGCTGTTTGATGCGCCGTCGCTCCTGTTGTGGCAAATGACGGCCATGACATTGCTGTTCATTCCCGCAATGTGGTGGGAAGACGCGCCCGTCGAGGCCTTCGCCCCGACCGCCGTGCTGCTGATTGGATTGGGGGTGACCGGCGGACTGGCGACCGGCGCCTTTGCCGTTCAGATGTGGGCACAGCAGTTGGTTCCCGCGCAGCAGGTCGCGCTCGTGTTTGCCTCGGAGCCGGCCTATGCCGCCTGGCTCTCCTGGTACTTTCTCGGTGAAACACTGGATGCCCAAGGATGGCTCGGCAGTGGCCTGATCCTGCTGGCGGTCGTCGTAGGTGCGCTGGCATCCGGCGCCAGCGCGGATGCGGAGCGCGGCGGCGCGGCCGCGACTGCGTAA
- a CDS encoding acyl-CoA desaturase, translating to MSDVRTLRPTKVQHLWLTFVRWFDSWAGLEYMKTDGTPKMDWFRCIPLIAVHAMCLGVIWVGVSWVAVTVAVAFYVVRMFAITGWYHRYFSHRSFKTTRACQFAFAVLGGSCAQRGPLWWAGHHRHHHIASDTKDDVHSPRHGGFLWSHMGWFTSQTHFPPRLKGIADFAKYPELRFLDRFDILVPTIAGFGMFGLGKLLEIYAPELGTNGPQMLIWGFFISTVALIHGTCTINSLSHVYGSQRYDTGDDSRNNFILALITLGEGWHNNHHYYPASTRQGFYWWEIDITYYGLKVMEWLGLVWDIKDVPIYVREQKSKQEALAV from the coding sequence ATGTCCGACGTTCGCACCTTGCGCCCGACCAAGGTCCAGCATCTCTGGCTGACGTTCGTCCGATGGTTCGACTCATGGGCCGGACTCGAGTACATGAAGACGGACGGGACCCCGAAGATGGATTGGTTCCGTTGCATCCCTCTCATTGCCGTCCATGCAATGTGTCTGGGCGTCATCTGGGTAGGCGTCAGCTGGGTCGCCGTGACAGTCGCCGTTGCGTTTTACGTCGTTCGAATGTTCGCGATCACCGGTTGGTATCACCGGTACTTTTCCCACCGATCGTTCAAAACCACCCGGGCTTGTCAGTTCGCCTTCGCAGTCTTGGGCGGGTCATGCGCCCAGCGCGGGCCGTTGTGGTGGGCGGGTCACCATCGCCATCATCACATCGCCTCCGATACGAAAGACGACGTTCATTCTCCGCGTCATGGAGGTTTTCTCTGGTCGCATATGGGCTGGTTTACATCGCAGACGCATTTCCCTCCGCGGCTGAAGGGGATCGCGGACTTTGCAAAATACCCGGAACTGCGCTTCCTCGATCGATTCGACATTCTCGTGCCGACCATCGCGGGGTTCGGAATGTTCGGCCTGGGCAAGCTGTTGGAAATCTACGCCCCGGAACTGGGAACGAACGGACCTCAAATGCTGATCTGGGGATTCTTCATTTCGACGGTGGCCTTGATTCATGGAACCTGCACGATCAACTCCCTGTCCCACGTCTACGGTTCACAGCGCTATGACACCGGAGACGACAGCCGCAACAACTTCATTCTGGCGCTGATCACCCTGGGCGAGGGATGGCACAACAACCATCACTATTATCCCGCTTCGACGAGACAAGGATTCTACTGGTGGGAAATCGACATCACCTATTACGGGTTGAAGGTGATGGAATGGCTCGGGCTGGTCTGGGACATCAAGGACGTCCCGATCTACGTGCGCGAGCAAAAGAGCAAACAGGAAGCCCTCGCCGTCTGA
- the hemE gene encoding uroporphyrinogen decarboxylase: protein MNDRFLKACRREPVDCTPVWFMRQAGRYMTEYRSLRAKHSMLELCKTPELAAQVTLQPIERFPLDAAIIFADILLPLEAMGLHLEFAEGEGPVIHNPVRERADVERLRLIEGGELEYVCDAIRQARQALHGRVPLIGFAGAPFTLASYAIEGGGSRNYVLTKSIMYREPDVWHKLMDKLARVVTGYLRRQIKAGAQAVQLFDSWVGCLSAGDYTEYVLPHVQLIFEGLKREGVPMIHFGTGTTAILKHMRAAGGDVIGVDWRVPLDEAWSLIGHDRAVQGNLDPVALYGPLGEIERRVEDILRRAAGRLGHIFNLGHGILPTTPVEHVEAAISMVHKLSMK from the coding sequence ATGAACGATCGATTTCTCAAAGCCTGCCGGCGCGAGCCGGTCGATTGCACCCCCGTCTGGTTCATGCGGCAAGCGGGCCGGTACATGACCGAGTATCGGTCGCTTCGCGCGAAGCACTCCATGCTCGAACTGTGCAAGACTCCCGAACTTGCGGCGCAGGTGACACTGCAACCGATTGAGCGGTTTCCCCTCGACGCCGCGATTATCTTTGCCGACATCCTACTGCCGCTCGAAGCGATGGGTTTGCATCTGGAGTTTGCCGAGGGAGAAGGGCCCGTGATCCACAATCCGGTCCGGGAGCGGGCGGATGTCGAGCGGTTGCGACTTATCGAGGGGGGGGAGTTGGAATATGTGTGCGACGCGATCCGTCAGGCGCGCCAAGCTCTCCACGGGAGGGTGCCGTTGATCGGATTTGCGGGAGCCCCGTTTACCTTGGCGAGCTATGCCATCGAGGGAGGGGGATCGCGAAACTATGTCCTGACGAAGTCGATCATGTATCGGGAACCGGATGTCTGGCACAAGCTGATGGACAAGCTGGCCCGTGTGGTGACGGGCTATCTCCGTCGTCAGATCAAGGCGGGCGCCCAGGCCGTCCAGCTGTTCGACAGCTGGGTGGGTTGTCTCTCGGCCGGGGATTATACGGAGTACGTGCTCCCTCATGTGCAGCTGATTTTCGAGGGGTTGAAACGTGAAGGCGTTCCCATGATCCATTTCGGGACCGGCACAACCGCTATTTTGAAGCACATGCGAGCAGCGGGCGGCGACGTCATCGGCGTGGATTGGCGCGTACCGCTGGACGAGGCCTGGTCCCTGATCGGCCATGACCGCGCCGTGCAGGGGAACCTGGACCCTGTCGCATTGTACGGTCCGCTGGGCGAGATCGAGCGGCGGGTGGAGGATATCCTGCGCCGTGCAGCCGGACGTCTCGGCCATATTTTCAATTTGGGTCACGGCATCCTGCCGACGACGCCCGTCGAACACGTCGAAGCCGCCATCAGCATGGTCCACAAGCTGAGCATGAAGTAG
- the hemH gene encoding ferrochelatase, which produces MNDAQRPIAVLLMAMGGPDKLENVEPFLLDVRRGRPTPPELVEEIRERYRATGGKSPAVDITQSVAARLERRLNESRARYRVFVGLRHWHPFIRDTYAELLREEPEHVIGLCMAPQQSSLSTGAYRKKVEEARLALGGTCPVSYVGSWHQHPRLINAIADHIQQALARFPLETRPSIPVLFTAHSLPERIVAMNDPYPDEVRGTVEAVTAQLGGQPTGFAYQSQGRSGEKWLGPTVESRIHELGAAGHRHVLVAPIGFLCDHVETLYDIDIELRQLAAGLGMRLERMPMLNDSLALVETLMDVLAAHESSLTLTS; this is translated from the coding sequence GTGAACGACGCCCAACGTCCTATCGCCGTGTTGCTGATGGCGATGGGTGGACCGGACAAACTGGAAAACGTAGAGCCGTTCTTGCTCGACGTGCGCAGAGGGCGTCCCACGCCGCCAGAATTGGTCGAAGAGATCCGCGAGCGGTATCGAGCCACCGGCGGCAAGTCTCCCGCTGTCGACATCACACAATCGGTGGCGGCCCGGCTCGAACGGCGGTTGAACGAATCGCGCGCTCGCTATCGTGTGTTCGTCGGCTTGCGGCACTGGCACCCCTTCATTCGTGACACCTACGCGGAATTGCTGCGCGAAGAGCCGGAGCACGTCATCGGTCTCTGCATGGCGCCGCAACAATCGTCGCTGAGCACCGGGGCCTACCGCAAGAAGGTGGAAGAAGCCCGGCTTGCTCTGGGAGGCACCTGTCCCGTGAGTTACGTGGGCAGCTGGCATCAGCATCCCCGCCTTATCAACGCCATTGCCGACCATATCCAACAGGCGTTGGCGCGGTTTCCTCTCGAAACGAGGCCGTCGATTCCCGTGCTGTTCACGGCCCACAGCCTACCGGAGCGGATCGTGGCAATGAACGATCCGTATCCGGATGAAGTCCGGGGCACCGTGGAGGCCGTCACCGCACAGCTAGGCGGCCAGCCGACGGGCTTCGCCTATCAAAGCCAGGGCCGGTCGGGAGAGAAATGGCTGGGGCCGACGGTCGAATCGAGGATCCACGAGCTGGGCGCGGCCGGCCACCGGCACGTGCTGGTGGCCCCGATTGGATTCCTGTGCGACCATGTCGAGACGCTGTACGACATCGACATCGAATTGAGGCAGTTGGCCGCAGGGCTCGGCATGCGTCTCGAACGCATGCCGATGCTCAACGATTCGCTTGCGCTGGTGGAGACGCTGATGGACGTGCTGGCCGCCCATGAATCCTCGCTGACGCTCACGTCGTGA
- the hemG gene encoding protoporphyrinogen oxidase, translated as MTALKTVAIVGGGISGLATAFSILERSQQAGIPVVCTVLERSSSWGGKIVTHRVGELVTEAGPDSFLSQKPAGLQLIDKLGLTDQIIDTNKTTTKACVYSQGRLRELPEGLVVITPGQVGPFLRSGLLSPAGLLRMGMDMILPAGRSKEDESLASFFRRRFGRQAFERMMEPLMAGIYAGDAEQLSIKATFPRFPDLERTHGSVIRGMLATRAEATVSRANGRTRTMFVSLKNGLEDLVAALRRSLTDRGVMLRSGTSVESLRVRSHELGRWTYDVMLSGGSALSVDGLVLATPAFVSADLLRPLTPLAGGLLEQIPYASTVTVAMAYPASAVGPGVQGFGFVVPRVEQRDLIAATWTSLKWPHRAPSDQVLVRCYLGGVGRESVLELDDASLVTRVRAELQRICGLAAEPTYVEVNRWTKAMPQYVLGHLERLDEIERALSRFGGLVLTGSAYRGVGIPDCIRAGAIAADRVVRHLAGERVREM; from the coding sequence GTGACCGCGCTCAAGACCGTCGCCATCGTCGGAGGAGGGATCTCAGGGCTGGCGACGGCATTTTCGATACTGGAGCGTTCACAGCAGGCGGGCATACCGGTCGTCTGCACGGTTCTCGAACGCAGCTCCTCATGGGGCGGAAAGATCGTAACCCACCGGGTCGGCGAATTGGTTACGGAAGCCGGCCCCGACTCGTTTCTGTCCCAAAAGCCTGCCGGTCTGCAACTCATCGACAAGCTGGGTCTCACCGATCAGATCATCGACACCAACAAGACCACCACGAAAGCCTGCGTGTATTCCCAGGGCCGCCTCCGGGAATTGCCCGAAGGCCTGGTGGTCATCACGCCGGGCCAAGTCGGTCCCTTTCTCCGCAGCGGTCTGTTGAGCCCTGCCGGATTGCTTCGCATGGGCATGGATATGATCTTGCCGGCCGGACGTTCGAAAGAAGACGAATCTCTCGCCTCCTTTTTCAGGCGACGGTTCGGCCGTCAAGCGTTCGAGCGCATGATGGAGCCGCTGATGGCCGGCATCTATGCCGGCGACGCCGAACAGCTGAGCATCAAGGCCACGTTCCCGCGGTTTCCCGATCTCGAGCGGACCCACGGCAGCGTCATTCGCGGGATGCTGGCCACGAGGGCCGAGGCGACCGTCTCACGGGCAAATGGACGTACACGGACGATGTTCGTCAGTCTCAAGAACGGGCTGGAAGATCTCGTTGCCGCGCTTCGCCGGTCGTTGACGGACCGGGGTGTAATGCTGCGAAGCGGTACATCCGTGGAATCGCTTCGGGTTCGATCCCATGAGTTGGGCCGGTGGACCTATGACGTGATGTTGAGCGGGGGCAGTGCGCTGTCGGTCGACGGGTTGGTTCTGGCGACCCCGGCCTTCGTGTCGGCGGATCTGCTTCGGCCGTTGACGCCGCTTGCGGGCGGCCTGTTGGAACAGATTCCCTATGCCTCGACGGTGACGGTCGCGATGGCGTATCCTGCGTCGGCGGTGGGGCCGGGGGTGCAGGGGTTCGGTTTCGTCGTTCCGCGCGTCGAGCAACGAGACTTGATCGCGGCGACGTGGACGTCGTTGAAGTGGCCTCATCGCGCCCCGTCCGACCAGGTGCTGGTCCGCTGTTATCTCGGAGGTGTCGGGCGTGAATCCGTGCTGGAGCTGGACGATGCCTCGCTGGTGACCCGGGTCCGTGCCGAGCTGCAGCGCATCTGCGGACTCGCCGCCGAGCCGACGTACGTCGAAGTCAACCGCTGGACAAAGGCGATGCCGCAGTACGTGCTGGGACATCTGGAACGACTCGATGAAATCGAGAGGGCCCTCAGCCGGTTTGGCGGGCTGGTGCTGACCGGCTCGGCATACCGGGGCGTGGGCATTCCCGACTGTATCCGCGCCGGAGCGATTGCGGCCGACCGCGTCGTCCGACATTTGGCAGGAGAACGAGTGAGGGAGATGTGA
- the mazG gene encoding nucleoside triphosphate pyrophosphohydrolase, protein MSTRFDKLAQLMAALRAPNGCPWDRKQTHESLKPYLLEESYEVLDAIDHQDRAKLSEELGDVLLQVLFHGQIASENGAFTLDDVLDRLADKLIRRHPHVFAPGTNETTPLNSDQVLTRWEDIKKAERRAAGRPDSVLDGIPAALPALLRAYQIQARASRVGFDWSHDQGGFEQVLAKVEEEIRELQEAFRLPETDEASSTRQRDIVAELGDVLFSLVNLSRFMKVNPEDALRLSVNRFVERFRFIEREASRTGRSVGELSFDEMNNLWEAAKRGGSAHAQDDPA, encoded by the coding sequence ATGTCAACACGGTTCGACAAATTGGCGCAGCTGATGGCCGCATTGCGGGCACCGAACGGTTGTCCGTGGGATCGCAAGCAGACCCACGAATCCCTCAAACCGTATCTGCTCGAAGAATCCTATGAAGTGCTGGACGCGATCGATCATCAGGATCGCGCGAAGCTGTCCGAGGAATTGGGCGATGTGCTGCTGCAAGTCCTCTTTCATGGTCAAATCGCCTCGGAGAACGGCGCCTTCACGCTCGACGACGTGTTGGATCGACTGGCTGACAAATTGATTCGCCGGCATCCGCACGTATTCGCTCCCGGAACGAATGAGACGACGCCCCTCAATTCGGACCAAGTCCTCACCCGGTGGGAGGACATCAAGAAGGCGGAACGCCGGGCAGCGGGACGGCCCGACTCCGTGCTGGACGGCATACCCGCCGCGCTACCGGCGCTGCTCAGGGCCTATCAGATTCAGGCCCGAGCCTCCCGGGTCGGATTCGACTGGAGCCATGACCAGGGAGGATTCGAGCAGGTGCTCGCCAAGGTCGAAGAGGAAATCCGTGAGTTGCAAGAGGCCTTCCGCCTGCCCGAGACGGACGAAGCGTCTTCCACCCGACAGCGGGACATCGTCGCGGAACTCGGCGACGTGCTGTTTTCGCTGGTGAATCTGTCCCGGTTCATGAAGGTCAATCCCGAAGACGCGCTTCGCCTCTCCGTCAACCGCTTCGTCGAGCGCTTCCGATTCATCGAGCGAGAAGCGTCCCGAACCGGACGAAGCGTGGGAGAATTGTCATTCGATGAGATGAACAATTTGTGGGAGGCCGCCAAGCGAGGCGGCTCGGCTCACGCCCAGGACGATCCTGCATGA
- a CDS encoding DUF1844 domain-containing protein encodes MATDKEEGFVVRDRRGGGSTEQPAATPPPLWAESAGKVSPDDPGQAHDIPVTFASFVISLGSSSLMLMGEKLDPQQPAMPVNLPQAKEIIDLLSILEEKTVGNLTTEEQAVLRDMLYALRMKYVSLSAGT; translated from the coding sequence ATGGCGACCGACAAGGAAGAGGGGTTCGTCGTTCGAGATCGACGAGGGGGCGGATCGACGGAACAGCCCGCTGCCACGCCGCCGCCTCTCTGGGCGGAATCTGCCGGCAAAGTTTCGCCGGATGATCCGGGGCAGGCTCACGACATCCCCGTCACCTTCGCGTCGTTCGTCATTTCCCTGGGAAGCTCTTCGTTGATGCTGATGGGGGAGAAGTTGGATCCCCAGCAGCCGGCCATGCCCGTCAACCTGCCTCAAGCCAAGGAAATCATCGATCTTCTGTCGATTCTGGAAGAGAAGACTGTCGGAAACCTCACGACCGAAGAGCAAGCGGTCTTGCGGGACATGCTCTATGCCCTGCGTATGAAGTACGTCAGCCTGAGTGCCGGAACATAA
- a CDS encoding sensor histidine kinase, giving the protein MNDFQKQTGPPTWPSTEPSEAAEQGMRADVPLRPMGMAPAVLEPERRTRHFFRPVRVVFLLLVSCLALTFYYTQVVVPGGEDSDSFIPTTSYALVLLLINLDLIGVVVLLLLLSRNLIKAYFERRHRLIGSGFRTKLVAAFIGFSLIPTVLLALVASGLVNKAVDVWFSDQIDRVMRDSYEVARMQHAGHITLAVNSARAISHEIFREDLLLPAQRDILISAMARKRVEFGVAGIEVYSAKMETLTRSLDPDVPAGVLDLPVGQLVLQAINGKQENNTVQEAPTGRLVRAAAPIAASGRGGEVGGVVLVDAYVPESLLAKMDGIGRQYEEYKQIKAMKNPIKAGAYLFVAVITVLILFGATWFGFYVARSITVPIQRLAEATEAIAQGDLSVRIDAKATDEIGTLIESFNRMTTDLQSGKSAIEAANVSLRQNNLELDRRRAYIETVVATIAAGLLSIGKNGIITNFNPSGERILGISADRFHGRSANDVFKEFGLTLFQTLYDRMLVDQRDDLTMDGTAEVEGKFLTIALHGSRMKDEMNQDLGIVLVFEDLTELLKAQKVAAWQEVARRVAHEIKNPLTPIQLSAQRMRKKFFEKASDFERVFDESTNVIVNEVTSLKHMVDEFSKFARLPAPQLVQQSLHDVINEVVALYRGAHKDIELVVSLDEDLPPLKFDWEQIKRVLVNLLDNSIQAMSQKGRLWLTTQYDTKRRRAVVSIADEGSGIALEDQEKLFVPYFTRKKTGTGLGLAIVRRIITDHEGHIQAGNNHPKGAIFTFELPV; this is encoded by the coding sequence ATGAATGACTTTCAGAAGCAAACCGGACCTCCGACGTGGCCTTCCACCGAACCTTCCGAGGCTGCGGAGCAGGGTATGCGGGCGGATGTTCCCCTCCGGCCGATGGGGATGGCGCCCGCCGTGCTCGAGCCCGAGCGCCGGACACGCCATTTTTTCCGCCCGGTCCGCGTCGTCTTCCTGCTCTTGGTGTCTTGTCTCGCACTGACTTTCTACTACACCCAAGTCGTCGTTCCGGGAGGAGAGGACAGCGATTCGTTCATTCCGACGACCAGCTACGCGCTCGTTCTCCTGCTGATCAACCTGGATCTGATCGGGGTGGTCGTTCTGCTCCTGCTCCTATCCCGCAACCTGATCAAAGCCTACTTCGAGCGGCGGCACCGGCTCATCGGTTCAGGATTCCGCACCAAACTCGTGGCGGCTTTCATCGGGTTTTCATTGATTCCCACGGTGCTGCTCGCCCTCGTCGCGAGCGGGCTGGTCAACAAGGCGGTGGACGTGTGGTTCAGTGACCAGATTGACCGGGTCATGCGCGACTCGTACGAAGTGGCCCGCATGCAGCACGCCGGCCATATTACGCTGGCCGTCAACAGCGCCAGGGCGATCAGCCATGAAATTTTCCGCGAAGATCTCCTGTTACCGGCACAGAGGGACATCCTGATTTCGGCCATGGCGAGAAAACGGGTGGAATTCGGCGTGGCGGGCATCGAGGTCTATTCGGCGAAGATGGAAACACTTACAAGATCGCTGGATCCCGATGTGCCGGCCGGGGTGCTGGACCTGCCGGTGGGCCAGTTGGTGCTGCAGGCGATCAACGGCAAGCAGGAGAACAATACGGTCCAGGAAGCGCCGACGGGACGGTTGGTCAGGGCCGCGGCTCCCATTGCCGCCAGCGGCCGCGGCGGCGAAGTCGGCGGGGTTGTCCTCGTCGACGCCTACGTTCCGGAGTCGCTGCTGGCCAAAATGGACGGGATCGGGCGTCAGTATGAGGAATACAAGCAGATCAAGGCGATGAAGAATCCGATCAAGGCCGGAGCCTATTTGTTCGTGGCGGTCATCACGGTCCTGATTCTCTTTGGCGCGACCTGGTTCGGATTTTACGTGGCTCGGAGCATTACCGTGCCGATTCAGCGGCTGGCCGAGGCCACGGAAGCCATCGCTCAGGGGGACTTGTCGGTGCGAATCGACGCCAAGGCCACGGACGAGATCGGCACGCTCATCGAGTCCTTCAACCGCATGACCACGGACCTTCAGAGCGGCAAATCCGCGATCGAGGCCGCAAACGTGTCGCTGCGGCAGAACAATCTCGAGCTGGACCGGCGCCGTGCCTATATCGAAACCGTCGTGGCGACCATTGCGGCGGGTCTCCTGTCGATCGGGAAAAACGGGATCATCACGAATTTCAATCCGTCGGGCGAAAGGATCCTGGGGATCTCGGCCGACCGCTTTCACGGCCGATCCGCGAACGACGTCTTCAAGGAATTCGGACTCACGCTGTTTCAAACGCTCTACGACCGCATGCTGGTGGATCAGCGGGATGACCTGACGATGGATGGGACCGCGGAGGTCGAGGGGAAGTTCCTGACGATCGCCTTGCACGGTTCCAGGATGAAGGACGAAATGAACCAGGACTTGGGCATTGTCCTGGTGTTCGAGGATTTGACGGAACTGCTGAAGGCGCAAAAAGTCGCGGCCTGGCAGGAGGTCGCGCGCCGGGTGGCTCATGAAATCAAGAACCCGCTCACCCCCATCCAGCTGTCCGCCCAGCGCATGCGCAAGAAGTTTTTCGAGAAGGCCTCGGACTTCGAGCGCGTATTCGACGAATCGACGAACGTCATCGTCAACGAGGTCACCAGCCTGAAGCACATGGTCGATGAATTCTCGAAGTTCGCCAGATTGCCGGCGCCGCAACTGGTGCAGCAGTCGCTGCACGACGTCATCAACGAGGTAGTCGCCCTGTATCGGGGCGCCCACAAAGACATCGAACTGGTCGTTTCGCTGGACGAGGACCTGCCTCCGTTGAAGTTCGACTGGGAGCAGATCAAGCGGGTGCTGGTGAACCTGCTGGACAATTCCATTCAGGCGATGAGTCAAAAGGGCCGGCTGTGGCTCACCACCCAATATGACACGAAACGTCGTCGCGCCGTGGTGAGCATTGCCGACGAGGGGAGCGGTATTGCGTTGGAAGACCAGGAAAAACTGTTTGTGCCCTATTTCACGCGAAAGAAAACCGGGACCGGGCTGGGATTGGCCATCGTCCGCCGTATTATCACGGACCACGAAGGGCACATCCAAGCGGGGAACAACCATCCCAAAGGGGCGATCTTTACGTTCGAATTGCCGGTCTGA